One part of the Tenacibaculum sp. 190130A14a genome encodes these proteins:
- a CDS encoding YwqG family protein translates to MKIENLDELIHQSSLKLHEDYIKKLVKPCLEIVQTNIEIKLGSSKLGGIPDLPINFEWPAHTYGNYRFVAQFNLGEIPQGFPYLPKKGLLSIFIADDEDGNYFWGDDGYAKVFLFENIEGLSSPTNLNVPLQSVTSISFKSTIDIPLREELYENNPLNEEELEELIYGTIEENEKEYNYMFGYPFFSTLAYNPIPDKNWIPFLTLSSIDNLDWNWHDGDYLMLFIEEEKLQQGDFSYIKSDAG, encoded by the coding sequence ATGAAAATTGAAAACTTAGATGAGTTGATACATCAATCTTCACTAAAACTACATGAAGATTATATAAAAAAACTTGTAAAACCTTGTCTTGAAATAGTACAAACCAATATTGAAATCAAGCTAGGTTCTAGTAAATTAGGAGGTATTCCTGATCTACCTATTAACTTTGAATGGCCTGCACATACATATGGAAACTACAGATTTGTAGCTCAATTTAATTTGGGAGAAATTCCACAAGGATTTCCTTACCTTCCTAAAAAAGGACTGTTAAGTATTTTTATTGCAGATGATGAAGACGGTAATTATTTCTGGGGAGATGATGGATATGCCAAAGTTTTTTTATTTGAGAATATTGAAGGATTATCATCTCCAACCAACCTCAATGTTCCTTTACAATCTGTAACTTCTATTTCATTTAAAAGTACCATTGATATTCCGCTTAGAGAAGAGCTATACGAGAACAATCCTTTAAATGAAGAAGAATTAGAAGAACTAATTTATGGAACAATAGAAGAGAATGAAAAAGAATACAACTATATGTTTGGATATCCATTTTTTTCAACATTGGCATACAATCCTATCCCCGATAAAAATTGGATTCCTTTTTTAACACTTTCTTCAATAGATAATTTAGATTGGAATTGGCATGATGGAGACTATTTAATGTTATTTATTGAAGAAGAAAAACTTCAGCAAGGTGATTTTTCTTATATTAAATCGGATGCTGGCTAA
- a CDS encoding DUF1493 family protein, whose protein sequence is MNNLKQIIDFIKEETGNNQISKDSDICDGIGIYGDDFHELIDAYAKKFNVDMTNYLWYFHAEEEGYNIGGLFFDPPYKRVKRIPITPQMLTDFSMSGKWSLNYPKHSIPNKRIDLIINRFFFFLAILFLAIWAFTKL, encoded by the coding sequence ATGAATAATCTTAAACAAATAATTGATTTTATTAAGGAAGAAACTGGAAATAATCAAATTTCTAAAGATTCAGATATCTGTGATGGGATTGGAATTTATGGTGATGATTTTCATGAATTAATCGATGCTTATGCGAAAAAATTCAATGTTGACATGACTAATTACCTATGGTATTTTCATGCTGAAGAAGAAGGGTATAATATTGGTGGATTATTTTTTGACCCTCCATACAAACGCGTTAAAAGAATCCCTATTACACCTCAAATGTTAACCGATTTTTCTATGAGTGGAAAATGGTCATTGAATTACCCAAAACATTCTATTCCGAACAAAAGAATAGACCTTATTATCAATCGTTTCTTTTTCTTTTTAGCTATTTTATTTCTAGCAATATGGGCATTTACTAAACTTTAA
- a CDS encoding SGNH/GDSL hydrolase family protein: MWILNKKLLYLLLLISCTIQAQDILFVGNSLTYYNNMPKILELLAEENGVQIQTTSLCFPNYAIIDHLDSGKLQHLLKKQSFDYVIVQQGPSSQAQGKQMLFADGAKVKALCKQYKAQLGYYMVWPSLQYYYTFDKVIKNHTLAAQKNKALLFPVGVVWKKYNTYKSKTLLYDSDNFHPSKAGSFLAALTIFHTLYPKKNLYQLPYENYSNWVNDKDSFQLIVKLVSEPK, translated from the coding sequence ATGTGGATTCTGAATAAAAAACTACTGTATTTACTGCTTTTGATTTCTTGTACCATTCAAGCACAAGACATTTTATTTGTTGGTAATAGTTTAACCTATTATAACAACATGCCAAAAATTTTGGAACTTCTAGCTGAAGAAAACGGAGTTCAAATACAAACAACCAGCTTATGTTTTCCTAATTATGCTATTATTGACCATTTAGACAGTGGAAAACTTCAACACCTATTAAAAAAGCAATCTTTTGATTATGTAATTGTTCAACAAGGACCTTCCTCACAAGCACAAGGAAAACAAATGCTATTTGCCGATGGAGCCAAAGTAAAAGCCCTTTGTAAGCAATATAAAGCACAGCTTGGATATTATATGGTATGGCCTTCCCTTCAATATTATTATACTTTTGACAAGGTGATTAAAAATCATACTCTAGCCGCGCAAAAAAATAAGGCACTACTTTTTCCTGTAGGAGTGGTTTGGAAAAAATACAATACCTATAAAAGTAAAACTTTGTTGTATGATTCTGATAATTTTCATCCTTCCAAAGCAGGAAGTTTTTTAGCAGCACTTACTATCTTTCATACATTATATCCTAAAAAAAACCTTTACCAATTACCTTATGAAAACTATTCAAATTGGGTAAACGATAAAGATTCTTTTCAGTTAATTGTAAAACTAGTTAGCGAACCTAAGTAA
- a CDS encoding HAD-IA family hydrolase gives MALKAVLFDMDGVIVDTEPLHKKAYHLMFEKVAITVSSELYNSYTGQSTIQICEDLVDRFNLSLAPTELVAYKRAFFKELFFADTNDLQLIPGVFELIKNYYDNGVTLVLASSASMFTINSVFDRFDLNPYFKGKISGADLKASKPHPEIFIRAAEIAEENRENCLVIEDSTNGIRAAYDAGIYCVGYKSTHSKEQNYELAQKVVSDFNEITFERIKNF, from the coding sequence ATGGCTTTAAAAGCAGTATTGTTTGATATGGACGGAGTAATCGTAGACACCGAACCACTTCATAAAAAAGCATATCACTTAATGTTTGAAAAAGTAGCAATTACCGTTTCAAGCGAATTATACAATTCTTACACAGGACAATCTACCATACAAATTTGTGAAGACTTAGTAGATCGATTTAACTTATCATTGGCACCAACTGAATTGGTTGCCTATAAGAGAGCTTTTTTTAAAGAGCTCTTTTTTGCTGATACTAATGATCTACAACTAATTCCAGGTGTTTTTGAATTGATTAAAAATTATTATGATAACGGAGTAACCTTGGTATTGGCATCTTCGGCATCCATGTTTACCATAAATAGTGTTTTTGATCGATTTGATTTGAACCCATATTTCAAGGGAAAAATTAGTGGAGCAGATTTAAAGGCTTCAAAGCCACATCCAGAAATATTTATTAGAGCAGCAGAGATAGCCGAAGAAAATAGAGAGAACTGTTTGGTAATTGAAGACTCAACCAATGGAATCAGAGCAGCGTATGATGCTGGAATTTATTGTGTAGGATATAAAAGCACACATTCAAAAGAACAAAATTATGAACTAGCACAAAAAGTAGTTTCTGATTTTAATGAGATTACTTTTGAACGAATTAAAAACTTTTAA